GGAGCATTTCGCAGTATCCCCTCCTCCTGTAGAACCACACCAGGGAATCCCAAGCCTACACCGTTAAGTTGATCCAGACTGCATCCAACTTCGCGGCAGAATATTTCCAATTCAGTGAATAACCATCGGAAGAACTCATCCGGCTGATCACTGGCAAGCGTAGGCAAGATACGTTCATGAACTTCATTTCCAGCCTGTTGTGATGACAAGAGCATTAATGTTTTGGTGCCTCCAATGTCAATACCTGCAATCCAGCCGGATGGATCACTTTTAACCGTACCATCCTGATTGGGCTGATAATTATTACTTACGTTTTTCACGGATTCTGTCATGCCTTTTCCCTCCTCACATGTTGTATATCCAATCTCTTATTCCATGGCCTGCTGAAGGTTCAGCATCGTTTGTTGTACGGCTACCTGAACCGCGCCAGTGACAACAGCTTGCTCACCAAGCTTGGAACAGATTAACTGTGGTTGCACAGGGAATTGCTCAGATATAATCTGCCTCAGTAAAGGCAATAACACATCACCGTTCCCTCCTACACCTCCGCCAAGCACAATGAGATCCGGTGCAAGCACAACGCTAATCTGACGCAGAGCGGAAGCAATCTTCTTGCTGTATTGTTGTAGAATGTCTAACGCCTCTACTTCTCCACTGCGCGCAGCTTCAAATAACCTCTCGGGAGTCAGGTGTCTGTGAAGATCATCTGCACCCGAATCAGCAGCCTCCAATAATAGTTCATCATGCTGATCTAGATAATCTTTCGCCAGTTGCATCAGACCATCAGCGGACAGCACTTCCTCCAGACGTCGGCCATCGTCCACCAGCATCTCCGCGATCTCTCCAGTTAAGCCACCTAAACCTCGAAGCAGTTGGCCATGCACCATGATGCCAGCGCCCGTCCCTGTACCGATGGAGAAAAAAACAAACAAGGGATATTCTGCTGCTGCACCACTCCTATACTCCCCAAGCGCTGCAAGATTCACATCATTTTCCAGAATTACTTCACAGGGAAAAGCTCCTGACAACGATTCTAGAGAGAAAGCTTCTTCCAGACCCGCTAAAGGGTCCACAATACGATTGATACGCCCTGATTCAGGCAGCACTACGCCTGGTATACCGAACCCGATGCACTGAATCTGATCCCAGTTCAGATGATTCTCATCAAGCAGTTCGTTCATATGGCTTCGAAGGAGCTCGAGCATCGTCGCTTCTGCTCGCTCATAAGCTCCTTGAACAACCATGGGATATGTTCGATAGGCAATGATCTCTCCATTCAGATTGGATAATGCAATCCGAATACGTGATGCGCCGATATCTATACCACAGACATAATAAGCCGTTTCATTGAAACGAATGAGGGTTGCTTTTCGACCCTGAGCGTTGTCAGCTGGCCCCATTTCCCTCACCAGATTACGGTCAATCAGATGTTCGACCGCCAAAGACACCGTTGGTTTACTAAGTCCGGTCTGGCGGCTGATATCCGCTCTCGACATGGTTCCCTGAGTTATGAGGGCATCCATAATGAGATTTTCATTCAGATTGCGGATAAATTGCGGTGTACCAGCCATGTTATCGCATCCTCTTATAGTTAGTTAGGTTTATTAACAAATTAATTAAATTCAATATATCATCGTGCTTGGTAGGTGTACAGCTTTTTGTCATTGCACTCTTTTACTAGAGAGAACCAACCTTCAGCTGTAACACAAAAGCCTAATAAAGGAATTATTATACAATAATAGACGTTTATACATTTCCGAAACAGTGCCACGCTCATAGAATACCTTATCACGATCAGGGAGGTTTTAATATGTATAGAAAGCATCATAAATGTCATCATCCAAGACCAAAGTGTTTTTACAAAAAAATCACGAAAACTTGTGTTACCAAAGTTAAATATGTCCCTACAAAGTGTAAAAAACACTGTCATGTCACGGTTGAATATTGTGGAATCAAAAAAAGAAGACATTATTAATACTCTTTTGCCCTTCTCTATGGAGAAGGGTTCTTTCTTATTGAACTAGATTAATACCGGGTACCATTAACCTATCAAAAAAGTTGCGGTGATATTTCACCGCAACTCCTTTCTTCATTACATACATATTCATCAAGTTTTGGAGAGTTCAATAAATCCTTCACCGAAAACATCACGCACGTCATGAATGGTGATAAAAGCAATCTCATCTTCTGCTCGTACAATCTTCTTCAGCATAGAAACTTCCTGCTTGCTAATCACAATGTATAGAATTTCTTTCTTATTTTTCGTGTAATAGCCATGACCAGACAGGACGGTTACTCCTCGATCCATCTTCTCAATGACTTGCTTCGCGATTTCATCCTGTTTGGAAGAGATAATCATAACTGCTTTTTTCGGATTGAGCCCTTCAATAATGAACTCCATTGTTTTGGTTCCAACAAACAGCAAGACAATTGTACACATTAATCCTTGTGGTCCAATGATGAAGTATGAGGAGAAAGCCACAATCAGATCGAAGAACAGAAGTCCGTAACTGATATTCCAATCCAGATATTTGTTGGCAAGTCGGGCCAGGATCACTGTTCCCGCCGTTGTGCCTCCCACTCTAACAATTAAGCCAATACCAAGACCGGCAAATACTCCGGCAAAAATGGTATTGATCCAGAGTTCATCCGATGCAATCGTCCAACTCTCCGTCAGATGCAGGAAAAACGAGTTGAATACCACCGCAATAATCGTATATACCGTAGTCGTTTTATCAAGAAACCGATATCCCACAATTAACAAAATACCGTTCAGGATCAAGTTCATCAGTCCAGGGGACCATTCAAACAGGTAATACAAAATAATCGTGATACCCGTGACGCCGCCTTCACCCAAATCGTTCGGGATGACAAACAGGTTCACCGCGAGTGCAAACAGAAATGCACCTGCCATAATAAATAGGATATCCGTAATTCGTTTCTTCATTATGCATTCCATCCAATCCATCAGAAATCAACCTAATCGACCTGTCTCATAAGTTGTCATAACCACTCAAAGATAGATTTTACCATGCTCTCAACAAAATTTGTATACATAATACAAATTGTTGCGTAATTTGTGCAAAGGAATTAGTAAAACCTGCTTTTCTGTCTTCGCAGAGCTATTGAGTCATACACCCATGACAAATGTCATGGTCGATCATTGATATTCATCATTACAGAAGGCTGACGTTTATGACTTACTGTCATGTTCGGATTGTTTTACAATGATAAAAACGCTTCCTAACAGGAAAGTCTAGCGGGAAACGCCAAGTTGTAGCTGATTACAGTTATAACGATTGAAGGAGGACACAATTTTATGAACAGATCAAAAGAAATGGCCTTAAAAAAAGAAGTTACCCCTTACGAAAAAAATGATCTCAGATTAAGTATCCGTCAGTTAATCAATACATTGCTCCCGCTCTTCTTGTTATGGGCTGCTGCTTACTTTAGCTTATCGGTTTCCTACTGGCTGACCTTCCCGATTGCCTTGGTGGCATCCGGATTTGTACTACGGACCTTTATTATTTTCCATGACTGCTGTCATGGTTCATTCTTCAAGAGCAAACGCGCCAATGATATTCTCGGTACCATTACTGGTGTATTGACAGTTACACCCTATCAGCAGTGGAAAAACGAGCATTCTATCCATCACGCAACAAGCAGTAATCTTGACAAACGTGGTGTAGGTGATATCTGGGTTATGACGGTTGACGAATACAAAGAAGCTTCTCCTTGGGGTCGTCTCTTCTATCGGATTTATCGTAACCCGTTTGTATTGTTTTGTATCGGACCCATTTACGTGTTTCTGTTGGCTTACCGTTTTAACCGCAAAGGTGCTAGACGTAAAGAACGTATCAATACACACCTGACTACCGTATTGATCGTAGTGCTCTATGCATTCATGTCCTGGTTAGTCGGATGGCAGGCTTTTGTAATGGTTCAGGCACCTATCTTCTTCTTCTCCGGTTTCTTTGGTATCTGGCTGTTCTACGTTCAACATCAGTTCGAAGAGACGTATTTTGAACATGAAGATGAGTGGAGTTATGTAAAAGCAGCTGTTGAAGGCAGTTCTTATTACAAATTGCCAAAATTATTGCAATGGATCAGTGGTAATATTGGGTTTCACCATGTGCATCACTTGAGCCCACGTGTACCTAACTATTTCTTGGAAGAAGCACATAACGCAACACCACCCTTGCAAAAAGCAACGACTATTACACTACGTTCCAGTCTGGTTGCCCTGCGCTTCCGTCTGTGGGATGAAGATTCTAAACAGTTTATTAGCTTCAGACAGCTCAAAAAGCTATCCCGCAAGCCGTATGTTCAACCGCCTATCCGAGTAACCAATCCAGCGGGTCTGACAGAGAAGCCTTAACTCTGTCGGATTCGTTTTCTTGTGTTCAAGCCATAGTCATGCTACAGTCATGCTAAGTTTGAGTACATTGCAAGTTTGAGGAGGAGAATTCCATTCAAAAGTGGATGCAAAATTTTTATAAAAAGACAGGATTGAATCTTTATGTATGGCTCGCCTTTTTCATCCTGCCCTTCTATTTCATTTCACAATATTCCAAATTATGGACGTTGGTAACTGGCATTATCATCATCCTCGTTTTCTTCGTCTGTTATCTGCTCGCCTTCATCACCAAGGGCTGGCAGGTATACATGTGGATTGGATTGCTCATTGCCATATCCATTACGATGACTATCGCTTATGATTATGCCTATTTCTCATTGTTTCTTGCTTTTTTTATTGGGAATATTAAAAATAAAGCCGGTTTCTTCACCCTCTATTCGGTGAATTTGGGAGCCAGTTTCCTAACCATTAATTATGGTTTCATTAATCAGAGTTCTCTGTTGGTGAGCCAACTCCCGTTTGTATTCATCAGCTTGATGGCCTCCATTCTGCTTCCCATCAGTACGTATAACAAAAACAAGACTGAACAATTGGAAGGCCAATTGGAGAATGCCAACAAACGACTGGATGATCTCGTAAAAATGGAAGAACGACAGCGTATCGCTCGTGACCTGCACGATACCCTCGGGCAGAAGCTCTCACTGATTGGTCTGAAAACCGATCTGGCGAAGCGTTTGCTCCGCAATAATCCCGATCAGGCCGAGATCGAATTGAACGACCTCAGACAAACGGCAAGCACAGCTCTGAAGGAAGTTCGGGAAATGGTCACCACCATGCGTGGTACACAATTAGTTGATGAACTGTTCCGGGCGGAGCAGATTCTGAAGGCCGCTTCGATTGAATTTATGCTGGAAGGCAATCCAAAGCTGCAAGATACATCGCAATTGAATGAAAATGTAATCGGCATGTGCTTGAAAGAAGCCGTCACCAATGTAGTCAAGCACAGTCAGGCCACGGTATGCACCATCACCATTAAAGAAACACAGTCTGATAACATTTTAACGGTTCGAGATAACGGTGTAGGCATAGAACGCACGCGCAACAAGGATCGACGCGGTACCGGCATTTTGGGTATGAAGGAACGACTTGAATTTGTGAACGGTTGTCTGGATCTTCGCTCTGGAGCAGATAAAACAGGCACACAACTCGTTATTCAAGTGCCTAAGCTGACACGCAAACCAATGAAGGAGGATACAACATGATCAGCATTGTAATCGCCGAGGACCAACGCATGATGCTGGGCGCCTTGTCTTCCCTGCTCAATCTGGAAAAAGACATGCAGGTGGTAGGACAGGCAAGCAATGGACAGGAAGCTTTGGCACTTGTCAAAGAACTGACCCCGGATATCTGTCTGATGGATATCGAAATGCCCGTCAAAAGTGGGCTGGAAGCGGCAGAAGAGATGAAAGGTTTGAACTGTAAAGTCATTATTCTGACCACTTTTGCCCGAACCGGCTATTTCGAACGTGCGCTCAAAGGCGGTGTTCGTGGATACCTGCTCAAGGATAGTCCGATTGAAGAACTGGCTGAAACCATCCGCCAAGTTATGAATGGAAGACGCATATTTGCTCCCGACCTGGTCGATGAGGCTTATGTAGAAGAGAATCCCCTGACGGAACGGGAGAATGCTGTTCTCGGCCTCATGGCAGATGGGAAGAACACCAAGGAAATCGCCGGGCATTTGTTCATCACAACGGGAACGGTGCGTAACTACATCTCCATTATTCTCAACAAGTTAAATGCCAGTAACCGAATTGAGGCCATCACTCGCTCCAAGGAAAAAGGGTGGTTCAAATGAAAGTACCGCTTTAACCCATTGAAACAAAAATAAGCATGTACCCCCGCTGCATAAGCTGCGATAACATGCTCACAATAAAAAGCTTGGCCCAGCAATTTCTTCCTGGGCCAAGCTTTTTTAGGTCTATCGTAACAATCCCACACTCATCTCTTCTACATTGCAGAATATCCGTAAACACTCAAGATTTATTTCACAGATACAACCATGCCAAGAGCTTCTAATGGCACTTGATCGGTCTTAAACTGATGAATTTTGTTACCGTCCTGCCATGAGATCGTTACATGAACAGACTTTCCACCACTTGGATATTCAACCTTGATATACCCTTTATCTTTGGGTACAGGCAAGGTATGTGACTCCAGGTACTCCACCATTTTCTTCGCTATGCCCGGATTATTCATTTCATCTTCGGATACCGAACGAATTTCCAGCGTCCATCTACCTTCTTGCCAAGTCAGATATTGACTGCCTGCGGCACCTTCACTCATGCCTTTGATGCCATATCCCAGATCCACAGCCATATCTGCTGGAATATCTTTCAGGTCCGTCTCAGGGAAAATTTCTGTCTGATTCGGGTCCTTGTAGGTCTTCACTTCATAGGAGGCCAGTACAGGTATCTTACTATCGGATGCAGTTAAAGATGGATCGTTAATGGCAACAGACTGAGTGGTAGCGTAGAACTTTACCTTAAATTCATCAGCAGTATTGGACAGTATTGCCACACCCAAAAATGTACCCTTGTCCAATGTGAATGAAGTGGGTAACGCTACATCCTTCCTCTTCAACTGGTTGCGAACTTGCTTGATCACATCATTCACAACTGATTGACCAGTGGCAACTTGGTTGTCATTTGCCTTCGATCCTGATGTGTCTTCATGATCTGTTGTACCCGCATTTTCTTTGGTTCCTGTTTCATTTTCATTAGAGAAATCAGCACCACCGCTGCCGGTCTCGGTCTGCTCTCCCACTGTTGTCGTTGGTGAAGAACTATTCTCTGATAATGCTGTATTTGAATCCGGTTCGCCACATCCTGCCAGAGCAAGTAAAACCGCTGTCGTTACTGGAATCGTGATCCACAATGGTTGTTTCTTCATGATGTGTACCTCCTTCGTTGTAGCCAATCTAAAAATTCAAAAGATTAACGCTTGTCGTTCCAGAAGTTAACTGGCTGCATTTTTTGGCTTAATACTTCAAAACGATACCCTTCTGCCTTCAATGTTTTCAATACTTGCGGTAATACTTTCAGCGTTGCTTCCTGGTCGTGCATTAGCACAACAGGCGTTGTTCCGCTCTTTTGCACATTGTGGATCTGTTTCATTACACTGTTATAGACTTTCTGGTGATCTTTCTGGTATTTCCAGTCTTCCGAATCCACATTCCAATCCCATAGATGGAATCCACCCTGGCCCAGCAGTACATTACGGAATGCCGGTTTGAGATAGGGTTTACTACCATATGGCGTCCGCACGAGACTTGTTTTAACTCCGGCAACCTTGTTCAGACTTGCATTGGCCTGTTGCATCTCTTTTAATCCGCTATATGCAGATTTATAGAATTTGCTTGGAACGTGAGTCACACCATGCAGACCCAATCCATGCCCGTCAGCTACGATTCGTTTGGTAGCCTTCTGAAATTTCTCCATTTGAGGACCCAGCATGAAAAACGTTGCCTTCGCATGATGCTGATCCAGAATATCCAGTAACTGACCCGTATGAGCGGTTGGCCCATCATCAAACGTCAGGTATATGATTTTGGAATTTGCTTTGCTTGCACCATCCTTGGATGCAGCTGATTTGGCAGATACCGACTGCGGCAATAATAGTGGAATGATTAGTAAAATAGCAAGTGTGACCATGATAGATTTACGAATATGTAGCATAATTAAAAGTCTCCCTTATGTGTTATATTTCCCCGGGTGTCCATGTTTTTCTACCTTCATCCCTTGGCGATTAATCCTAATACTATCAAAGATAGTGGCTCCTGTTCTCGCTCCAAAGGCTACGGTAGAGTTACACTTTTGTCAGATAAACCTAAAATTTAATACGAATTTGATAGATTTGCGCAAAATAAGATCCCGTCAGGATAGATCAATTGTGACATATCCTCTATTACCCAGATTCAGAATTTTGATAGACCTTTACTCCGATTCAAGCAAATCAATACAATCATTAAATATCGTTGCATGCAAAAAAAACCTGCACAAGTGCAGGCTTCTTTGTCTTCAATCAGCATATGGCATCAAAACATTATCCCTTGCAAGGAGATTGCCCCCATTGCTTTCAGGATCATTACCTCATGCTGTATGTAAATGGTGTTTTGACGCTGGAATCTTATCGAGTTCCTACGTGCATTTATTCAGCAGGAGCAGTGAACGAACGTTTGCCAAACTCGGCATCCAGCATGTAGAAGGCATTGCTGTCTTTTTCAATGCGGCGCAGCTTCTGAATAATGTTGTCAAACAATGCTTCCTCTTCAACCTGCTCATCAATGAACCACTTCAGGAAATACATCGTTGCATGTTCACGTTCATTCAGAGCGATGTCAGCCAGATTGTAGAATTTTTTCGTGTTTTGCTGTTCATGAGCATAACCATGCTCAAATACATCCAGCATCGAAGCATATTCATTCTTCGGTTCTGGCAAAGCCGCAAGTGTGGCGCGTTGTCCACGATCATTCAAGAATTTGTATATTTTCATGCCATGGAATCGCTCTTCTTCCGCTTGCACGATGAAGAAGTTCGCAAATCCATCCAGACTTTTGCTGGAACAATAGGCTGCCATAGCCAGATATACATGAGCGGAATAAAACTCAAAATTCATCTGTTCATTTAAAGATTCTGTTAACGTTTGGCTCATAATCTAAACACCTCTTTCTTTCTCTAGGGATGGTTATATTCTAACATAACGTAAGCAGGACTTACACCGATTTTCTACAAAATTCGCCAAGGACTGAACGAACAAAAAAAGCTCTGCCGCGATGGCAGAGCTTCTTTCATTCTTTAGAGATATGCATTATACCAAGAA
The nucleotide sequence above comes from Paenibacillus sp. W2I17. Encoded proteins:
- a CDS encoding fatty acid desaturase, producing the protein MNRSKEMALKKEVTPYEKNDLRLSIRQLINTLLPLFLLWAAAYFSLSVSYWLTFPIALVASGFVLRTFIIFHDCCHGSFFKSKRANDILGTITGVLTVTPYQQWKNEHSIHHATSSNLDKRGVGDIWVMTVDEYKEASPWGRLFYRIYRNPFVLFCIGPIYVFLLAYRFNRKGARRKERINTHLTTVLIVVLYAFMSWLVGWQAFVMVQAPIFFFSGFFGIWLFYVQHQFEETYFEHEDEWSYVKAAVEGSSYYKLPKLLQWISGNIGFHHVHHLSPRVPNYFLEEAHNATPPLQKATTITLRSSLVALRFRLWDEDSKQFISFRQLKKLSRKPYVQPPIRVTNPAGLTEKP
- a CDS encoding polysaccharide deacetylase family protein; amino-acid sequence: MLHIRKSIMVTLAILLIIPLLLPQSVSAKSAASKDGASKANSKIIYLTFDDGPTAHTGQLLDILDQHHAKATFFMLGPQMEKFQKATKRIVADGHGLGLHGVTHVPSKFYKSAYSGLKEMQQANASLNKVAGVKTSLVRTPYGSKPYLKPAFRNVLLGQGGFHLWDWNVDSEDWKYQKDHQKVYNSVMKQIHNVQKSGTTPVVLMHDQEATLKVLPQVLKTLKAEGYRFEVLSQKMQPVNFWNDKR
- a CDS encoding YitT family protein, with the translated sequence MKKRITDILFIMAGAFLFALAVNLFVIPNDLGEGGVTGITIILYYLFEWSPGLMNLILNGILLIVGYRFLDKTTTVYTIIAVVFNSFFLHLTESWTIASDELWINTIFAGVFAGLGIGLIVRVGGTTAGTVILARLANKYLDWNISYGLLFFDLIVAFSSYFIIGPQGLMCTIVLLFVGTKTMEFIIEGLNPKKAVMIISSKQDEIAKQVIEKMDRGVTVLSGHGYYTKNKKEILYIVISKQEVSMLKKIVRAEDEIAFITIHDVRDVFGEGFIELSKT
- a CDS encoding response regulator transcription factor; its protein translation is MISIVIAEDQRMMLGALSSLLNLEKDMQVVGQASNGQEALALVKELTPDICLMDIEMPVKSGLEAAEEMKGLNCKVIILTTFARTGYFERALKGGVRGYLLKDSPIEELAETIRQVMNGRRIFAPDLVDEAYVEENPLTERENAVLGLMADGKNTKEIAGHLFITTGTVRNYISIILNKLNASNRIEAITRSKEKGWFK
- a CDS encoding ROK family transcriptional regulator; translated protein: MAGTPQFIRNLNENLIMDALITQGTMSRADISRQTGLSKPTVSLAVEHLIDRNLVREMGPADNAQGRKATLIRFNETAYYVCGIDIGASRIRIALSNLNGEIIAYRTYPMVVQGAYERAEATMLELLRSHMNELLDENHLNWDQIQCIGFGIPGVVLPESGRINRIVDPLAGLEEAFSLESLSGAFPCEVILENDVNLAALGEYRSGAAAEYPLFVFFSIGTGTGAGIMVHGQLLRGLGGLTGEIAEMLVDDGRRLEEVLSADGLMQLAKDYLDQHDELLLEAADSGADDLHRHLTPERLFEAARSGEVEALDILQQYSKKIASALRQISVVLAPDLIVLGGGVGGNGDVLLPLLRQIISEQFPVQPQLICSKLGEQAVVTGAVQVAVQQTMLNLQQAME
- a CDS encoding ferritin, yielding MSQTLTESLNEQMNFEFYSAHVYLAMAAYCSSKSLDGFANFFIVQAEEERFHGMKIYKFLNDRGQRATLAALPEPKNEYASMLDVFEHGYAHEQQNTKKFYNLADIALNEREHATMYFLKWFIDEQVEEEALFDNIIQKLRRIEKDSNAFYMLDAEFGKRSFTAPAE
- a CDS encoding histidine kinase; amino-acid sequence: MQNFYKKTGLNLYVWLAFFILPFYFISQYSKLWTLVTGIIIILVFFVCYLLAFITKGWQVYMWIGLLIAISITMTIAYDYAYFSLFLAFFIGNIKNKAGFFTLYSVNLGASFLTINYGFINQSSLLVSQLPFVFISLMASILLPISTYNKNKTEQLEGQLENANKRLDDLVKMEERQRIARDLHDTLGQKLSLIGLKTDLAKRLLRNNPDQAEIELNDLRQTASTALKEVREMVTTMRGTQLVDELFRAEQILKAASIEFMLEGNPKLQDTSQLNENVIGMCLKEAVTNVVKHSQATVCTITIKETQSDNILTVRDNGVGIERTRNKDRRGTGILGMKERLEFVNGCLDLRSGADKTGTQLVIQVPKLTRKPMKEDTT